The following DNA comes from Rhizobium lusitanum.
CCTTGATTGCCAACTCGTCGCGCGAGCCACCGAAGCCGTGGAACATGACAACGACGGGCGCTTTGGGGTTGTTATCGATCGTCGATAGCGTGCCGATCACTTTTTGCCCATCGACGCTAAAGGAAACCTTCGTCTCGGCGGCGGACGCGAAACTGGAGACGGCCGCCACGGCCAGGCACACGAGCCCAAATTTGCTCGCCTTCGTCATTCCAAACATCTTAAATCCTCAATGGCCACGGGTGTTGCAAATACCGATGAAGACTAGAGAAAAAGGCGGTGCGGTCAAGGACAGGCCGGGGTGTTGTTACGCCGCAGTCCCGCCCGTCACCTGGCGGCTTTTCCGGCTCTCATGCAGCAGCCAGTCCCGGAATGCGATGACGCTGTGTTTTTGCGACTTGCGCTCGGAATAGACGGCCCAATAGGATTCGCTGGAGCGAACCGGCTTTCCTAGCGGCAGATGCAGCTCGCCGCTCTCCAATTCGCGTTCGACATATTGCACCGGCACAACCGCAAGGCCGAGACCGCTGACGGCTGCATTGATGAGCATCTCGCTATGGGCAAAGCGGACCCCCTGGATCGCGCCGCTGTAGCTCAGATTGGCAGCCCGCAGCCAGTTGAGCCAGAGGCTCGGTCTGCTGGCATTCTGAAGCGTGGGAAACTGGGCGAAATCGAGCCAGTCGAGCTTCGTCGTCGCCGGGATCAGCTTTGGCGAGGCAACGACAGCAAGCTCCTCCGGGAAAAGCAATGAGGCGCGTGCATTCCTCCAGGAGCCGACGCCGCGCAGGATGGCGATATCGATCCGGCTGTGGTCGAAATCGAGCTTGGGATCGACCAGCATGATCTCGATCGGCATATCGGGATTTCCCTGCACAAAGCCTTCGAGCCGGGGTGCGAGCCATCGCGCGGCAAGCGTGGGATAGGCGCCGATCATCAGCGACGCATCGGCCTTGCGCCCGCGCACGACATCGATGGAGACCTCCTCAAGCTTGTTGAGCGTCTGTTCGATCTCCTGAAAATACTTGGCCCCCGGATCGGTCAGCACGAGCCTCGATCCGGAGCGCTCGAAGAGCCGGACGCCGAGATAGCGTTCGAGATTCTGGATATGGCGGCTGATGCCGCTTTGCGTCATCGCAAGCTCCTCCCCCGCCTTCGTAAAGCTCATGTGGCGAGCAGCAGCTTCGAATGCTTGCAGGGCCGGTAATGAAGGAAGGAAGCGACGCATGAAGTCCCTATTATGTCTTCGGCATGACAAATACTCATGACGAACCGAGTTTTCAAGTTTTGTATTTTTGCGCGCGACAGGCCATTAATCGGGCAATTGTAATAGGTGCGCGAAAATTAGACGCCCGCAAAGGAGCGAGAATCTTGCAAGCCCGCATTTGCGACGGCGAAACTCTCAAGCTTCAACCCGAGCTAGAGTGGCTACTCTAGCTTACACATCGAAGCGTTGGAGCGGCTCCTTCGCGTTGCAATCAAGCACATCATCAATCATCAAACAAAAAAGGGGAATGAACATGATGAAACGCAGAGATTTCGCAGGCCTCATCGGGGTTGCCGCGACCGGTGCCGCAGCGGTGGCATTGTCCACTCCCGCCGTGGCCCAGACGGCGCCGAATGAATCGACCTTCGACCGGATCCGCAACAGCAAGAAGCTGCGCGTCGCCGGCATCGTGGGGACCGAGCCCTATTACCACAAGGATATCGCGACCGGCGAATGGTCCGGATTCTGTATGAGCATGGCGCGCGATCTCGCCAAGTCGATGGAAGCAGAGGTCGAGATCAGCGAAACCACCTGGGGCAACGCCGTGCTCGACCTGCAGTCGAAGAAGATCGACATCATGTTCGGCCTCAGCCCCACGCCGAGCCGGGCGCTGGTGGTCGAGTTCACCCGCCCGATCATGCAGAACACGTTTACCGTCATCGCCAAGCCGGGCCTGGAACCGAAGACCTGGGACGAGCTGAACAAGCCGGAGATCCGCGTCGCTGTCGATATCGGTTCGACCCATGACCTTTTGCGCGCCGCGTCTTGCCGCAGGCGACACTGGTTGCGCTGAAGTCGGCCGACGAAGCGACGCTTTCGGTTCAGGCCGGTCACGCCGATTTGGTGATCCAGGTGGCCATGCTGTCGCTGGTGACGATCAAGAAGATCCCAAATCTCGGCAAGATCTTCGTTCCGACCCCGATCGTCCGGCAACCGACCTGCGCCGGCGTTCGTGTCGAGGACAGCGCCCGTTTTCGCACCTTCGTCGACAATTGGCTGGAGTATAACCGCTCCTCCGGTGTGGTGACCAGCTGGATCACCTCCAGCCTTGAACTGGTTGGCGTGCAAAAGCAGGAAATCCCCGCCGAGATTCAATTCTGACGTGGGCAATCGGGCCGCGCGGCAACGCCCGGCCCGGACGCTCGCTCGGTGCTTCCTAGTGTAAAGGTTGCCAAGTCATGTCTGATCCTGCCAATGCGCTCGGTATCATCATGCTGGACACGACATTCGAACGTCCGGTCGGTGATGTCGGCAACGCTGAGAGCTGGCCCTTCCCCGTTCTCTATCGGATAGTGCCCGGGGCAACCGCGAGAACCGTGGTTGCGGGGCGGGACGAGAGCCTTCTCGATGCGTTTGTCGCCGCCGGCGAAGAGTTGCAGCGGCAGGGTGCGCGCGCACTCACCACCTCCTGTGGCTTTCTCGTGCTCAGACAGTCGCTGTTGGCAAGCCGGCTGTCGCTGCCGGTGGCGACATCGAGCCTGATGCAGATCCCGCTCGTCATGCGGTGCCTGCCGGCGGGCAAGCGCGTCGGGGTGGTGACCTACGAGCGCAATTCGCTGACCCCAGCGCATTTTGCACAGGCCGGCGCTGATCCCGACACACCGACCATGGGGTTGCCGAAAGAAGGGTATTTTCACGGACTGATCGAGCGTGGAGAGGCTTATGATCGGGACAATCTCGAACGGGAGCTGACCGAGGCCGTGCAGGACCTGCTTGCGCGCGAGGCCGACATCGGCGCGATCGTTTTCGAGTGCACCAACCTGCCGCCGTTTTCCGGGGCAATTGCCCGACGTTTCGGCCTTCCGGTCTTCGACATTCTGACGATGGGCCGTTGGTTGTTTGCGGGAACCCAGGCGGGATAGCTGCAGAATAGAATAAAAGAGGGATATCGCTCAATGGGTTATCAATGGGATTTCGGCTTTCTGCTGCAATATAGCAAGCTGATCTGGATCGGCGCGCTCTACACCTGCGGCTTCACCGTCATAACGGTGATCTCGGGCCTTAGCGTCGGCTGCGTGATTGCGCTGGCGCGGCTTTCCAATTTCAAGATTATCAGCGTGCTCTTGACCGGATTCATCGAGATCTTCCGCTGTACGCCGGTGCTGGTCCAGCTTGTCTGGTGTTATTACGCGCTGCCGATCCTGTCGGGCATCGAACTGACGCCGGCGGTGGCGGCGTTCATCACGCTGACGCTCTACGGCGCTTCGTTTTATAGCGAGATCATTCGCGGGGGTATCGTCTCCGTCGATGCCGGACAATGGGACGCCGGTCGAGCCATCGGCATGCGCCGCCATCAGCTCATGCGCCGCGTGATCATGCCGCAGGCACTGAGACGCATGTTGCCGCCGCTGGTCAATCAGAGCGTCCTGCAGTTGAAGAATACGTCGCTGCTGTCGGTGCTCGCCGTGCCGGATCTTCTTTATCAGGGCCAGCTGATCACCTCGGCGAGTTATCGCCCGCTGGAAACCTATACGATGATTGCGGTGATCTATTTCATCATCCTGTTTCCGCTCACACGCCTCGCGCATGGGCTGGAAGCGCGGATGGCAAAATGATGCACGCCGAGAAGGAATGAAGCCATGTCTGACGACAAGATGATCGAACTCGTAGGCGTCAAGAAGTCCTTCGGACCGGTGGAGGTTCTCAAGGATATTACCTTGAGTGTCGGGAAAGGCAGCGTCGTGGCGCTGATCGGCCCCAGCGGCTCGGGCAAATCCACGCTGCTGCGTAGCATCAACCTGCTGACCGTACCCGACAAAGGCTATATCCGGGTGGGAAACCACACGATGGATTTCTCACGCTCGACCGCACTTCCGCGCGACAAGGAACTCGCAGCCTTCCGCGCGAGAACTGGCATGGTCTTCCAAAGCTTCAACCTCTTTCCGCATATGAGCGTAGAGGAAAACGTGATGGAAGGGCCGGCCACGGTGCTTGGCATGACCAAGGCCGAGGCTCGCGAGCGTGCCCATGCGCTGCTGGAGAAGGTCGGGCTGGCGGACAAGGCCAAATCAAAGCCCGAGCAGCTGTCCGGCGGGCAGAAGCAACGTGTCGCCATCGCCCGCGCGCTCGCCATGCAGCCGGAAGTGATGCTGTTCGACGAGGCGACCTCGGCGCTCGATCCCGAGTTGGTTGGCGAGGTTCTCGCGGTGGTGCGCTCGCTGGCTGCCGAAGGCATGACCATGCTCTTGGTAACGCATGAAATGGCCTTCGCCCGCGATGTCGCCGACCAGGTGATCTTCATGCGGGATGGATGCGTCGTCGAACAGGGCGACGCCCGGCAGATGATTGAAAATCCGAGCCATCCGGCGACGCGCAGCTTTCTCAGCCACTTTCATACCGGGCTCGCAGGCCCGCCGCATCCAAGCTGACCGGGCCTGCTCCGCCCGAGCGAGGGCCCTGGCACATGAATTCAAAGCATGAGTTTGACGCAGCAGGACGGCACTCCTGCCTTGCGAAGCCATGCGCAGCACGCAGCGCATGGAACAACATCACCCGCTATTTTCTCGAGGAACCAGAATGCCGAACACCGCCCCAAAGCACATCGCCGTCATCGGATGTGGTATCGTTGGCGCCTGCAGCGCGCTTGCGTTGTTGAAGGATGGGCATCGCGTGACGATCATCGAGCCGGGTGAGCCGGGCGATAGCCAAGCGGCGAGCTATGGCAATGGCGCCTTCCTCAGCCCGGCCTCGATCATCCCCATGTCGGTTCCAGGCCTCTGGAAGAAAGTGCCGGCTTACCTTCTCGACCCGCAAGGGCCATTGACTATCCGCTGGGGACATCTTTTGCCCCTCACGCCATGGCTGCTGCGTTTTCTCAACGCCGGCTCGACGCTTGCCAAGGTGCAGCGAACGGCGAAAATCCTGTCCTCGTTGCTGTCGGATGCCCCGATGCGTCATCGCGCCATCGCAGCCGATTGCGGGCAGCCAGATATGATCCGGCAGGACGGTCTGCTCTATGTCTATCCAGACCGGGCAAGTTTTGAGGCCGACGCTTTCGCCTGGCGGCTGCGGCGCGACAATGGCGTTGGGTGGCGGGAACTGTCGGGCGAGGAGCTACATGCTTTTGAGCCCTCCCTTAACCGGCGCTATACGTTTGCCG
Coding sequences within:
- a CDS encoding amino acid ABC transporter permease, with translation MGYQWDFGFLLQYSKLIWIGALYTCGFTVITVISGLSVGCVIALARLSNFKIISVLLTGFIEIFRCTPVLVQLVWCYYALPILSGIELTPAVAAFITLTLYGASFYSEIIRGGIVSVDAGQWDAGRAIGMRRHQLMRRVIMPQALRRMLPPLVNQSVLQLKNTSLLSVLAVPDLLYQGQLITSASYRPLETYTMIAVIYFIILFPLTRLAHGLEARMAK
- a CDS encoding amino acid ABC transporter ATP-binding protein, giving the protein MSDDKMIELVGVKKSFGPVEVLKDITLSVGKGSVVALIGPSGSGKSTLLRSINLLTVPDKGYIRVGNHTMDFSRSTALPRDKELAAFRARTGMVFQSFNLFPHMSVEENVMEGPATVLGMTKAEARERAHALLEKVGLADKAKSKPEQLSGGQKQRVAIARALAMQPEVMLFDEATSALDPELVGEVLAVVRSLAAEGMTMLLVTHEMAFARDVADQVIFMRDGCVVEQGDARQMIENPSHPATRSFLSHFHTGLAGPPHPS
- a CDS encoding aspartate/glutamate racemase family protein — its product is MSDPANALGIIMLDTTFERPVGDVGNAESWPFPVLYRIVPGATARTVVAGRDESLLDAFVAAGEELQRQGARALTTSCGFLVLRQSLLASRLSLPVATSSLMQIPLVMRCLPAGKRVGVVTYERNSLTPAHFAQAGADPDTPTMGLPKEGYFHGLIERGEAYDRDNLERELTEAVQDLLAREADIGAIVFECTNLPPFSGAIARRFGLPVFDILTMGRWLFAGTQAG
- a CDS encoding LysR substrate-binding domain-containing protein, with translation MRRFLPSLPALQAFEAAARHMSFTKAGEELAMTQSGISRHIQNLERYLGVRLFERSGSRLVLTDPGAKYFQEIEQTLNKLEEVSIDVVRGRKADASLMIGAYPTLAARWLAPRLEGFVQGNPDMPIEIMLVDPKLDFDHSRIDIAILRGVGSWRNARASLLFPEELAVVASPKLIPATTKLDWLDFAQFPTLQNASRPSLWLNWLRAANLSYSGAIQGVRFAHSEMLINAAVSGLGLAVVPVQYVERELESGELHLPLGKPVRSSESYWAVYSERKSQKHSVIAFRDWLLHESRKSRQVTGGTAA